A genomic window from Streptomyces sp. WMMC940 includes:
- the cseB gene encoding two-component system response regulator CseB, giving the protein MAETHVLFVEDDDVIREATQLALERDGFAVTAMPDGLAGLEAFRTNRPDIALLDVMLPGLDGVSLCRRIRDESTVPVIMLSARADSIDVVLGLEAGADDYVTKPFDGAVLVARIRAVLRRFGHAGGVAGDSGEPGRPGERGVLVFGDLEVDTEGMEVRRDGRPVGLTPTEMRLLLEFSSAPGTVLSRDKLLERVWDYGWGGDTRVVDVHVQRLRTKIGQDRIETVRGFGYKLKA; this is encoded by the coding sequence ATGGCCGAGACACATGTGCTGTTCGTCGAGGACGACGACGTCATCCGTGAGGCCACCCAGCTGGCGCTGGAGCGCGACGGCTTCGCGGTGACCGCCATGCCGGACGGGTTGGCCGGTCTCGAGGCGTTCCGCACGAACAGGCCCGACATCGCGCTGCTCGACGTGATGCTGCCCGGCCTCGACGGGGTCAGCCTGTGCCGCAGGATCCGGGACGAGTCGACCGTGCCCGTGATCATGCTGTCGGCACGGGCGGACTCGATCGACGTGGTCCTCGGCCTGGAGGCCGGGGCCGACGACTACGTCACGAAGCCGTTCGACGGTGCCGTGCTGGTCGCCCGGATCCGGGCCGTGCTGCGCCGTTTCGGCCACGCGGGCGGGGTCGCGGGCGACTCCGGCGAGCCGGGCCGGCCGGGCGAGCGCGGAGTGCTGGTCTTCGGCGACCTGGAGGTCGACACGGAGGGCATGGAGGTGCGACGGGACGGCCGTCCGGTCGGTCTCACGCCCACGGAGATGCGGCTGCTGCTGGAGTTCTCCTCCGCGCCCGGCACGGTGCTCTCGCGCGACAAGCTGCTGGAGCGCGTCTGGGACTACGGCTGGGGCGGGGACACCCGCGTCGTCGACGTCCATGTGCAGCGGCTCCGCACGAAGATCGGGCAGGACCGGATCGAAACGGTCCGCGGCTTCGGTTACAAGCTCAAGGCATGA
- a CDS encoding M23 family metallopeptidase produces the protein MSKRIAPTRLRSSALRTRGAVVAAGLGAVMVVGAGAGVASADTAKSAPAAAEAKPAAKKAKANAWVKPVSGYTLTASFNQGGAMWSHKHSGQDFAVPVGTPVKAASGGVVVKAGPNGGGDGSAYGNAIVIKHGNGKYSQYAHLSKINVHVGQSVNTGKLIALSGNTGNSSGPHLHFEIRTTPNYGSALNPANFLRAQGVTI, from the coding sequence ATGTCGAAGCGCATCGCCCCCACCCGTCTCCGTTCGTCCGCGCTCCGTACCCGTGGTGCCGTCGTGGCCGCCGGACTCGGCGCCGTGATGGTCGTCGGAGCCGGGGCCGGTGTCGCGTCCGCCGACACGGCGAAGAGCGCCCCGGCCGCCGCCGAGGCGAAGCCCGCGGCGAAGAAGGCCAAGGCCAACGCCTGGGTCAAGCCGGTCTCGGGCTACACCCTGACCGCCAGCTTCAACCAGGGCGGCGCCATGTGGTCCCACAAGCACTCCGGCCAGGACTTCGCCGTTCCGGTCGGCACCCCGGTGAAGGCCGCCAGTGGCGGTGTCGTCGTCAAGGCCGGTCCGAACGGCGGCGGTGACGGTTCCGCGTACGGCAACGCCATCGTGATCAAGCACGGCAACGGCAAGTACTCGCAGTACGCGCATCTGTCGAAGATCAACGTCCATGTCGGCCAGAGCGTGAACACCGGCAAGCTCATAGCCCTGTCCGGCAACACCGGCAACTCGTCCGGCCCGCACCTGCACTTCGAGATCCGTACGACCCCGAACTACGGCTCGGCCCTGAACCCGGCGAACTTCCTGCGCGCCCAGGGCGTCACCATCTGA
- a CDS encoding SigE family RNA polymerase sigma factor yields the protein MAHAEVLEFEEYVRTRQEALLRSARRLVPDPVDAQDLLQTALVRTYGRWDGIADKSLADAYLRRVMINTRTEWWRARKLEEVPTEQLPDASVEDVTEQHADRALLMDVLKVLAPKQRSVVVLRHWEQMSTEETAAALGMSTGTVKSTLHRALARLRQELESRELNARTMERSDHGNHSHARREERGQERCAA from the coding sequence ATGGCGCACGCAGAGGTGCTCGAGTTCGAGGAGTACGTCCGCACGCGGCAGGAGGCGCTGCTGCGCAGCGCACGACGGCTCGTCCCCGACCCGGTCGACGCCCAGGACCTGCTGCAGACCGCGCTGGTGCGGACCTACGGCCGGTGGGACGGCATAGCCGACAAGTCCCTCGCCGACGCCTATCTGCGCCGTGTCATGATCAACACGCGTACGGAATGGTGGCGGGCCCGCAAGCTGGAGGAGGTCCCCACCGAGCAGCTGCCGGACGCCAGCGTCGAGGACGTCACCGAGCAGCACGCGGACCGGGCCCTGCTCATGGACGTCCTGAAGGTGCTCGCGCCCAAGCAGCGCAGCGTGGTCGTGCTGCGGCACTGGGAGCAGATGAGCACCGAGGAGACGGCCGCCGCGCTCGGCATGTCGACGGGTACCGTGAAGAGCACGCTGCACCGGGCGCTCGCCAGGCTCCGCCAGGAACTGGAGAGCCGTGAGCTGAACGCCCGGACCATGGAGCGTTCGGATCACGGGAACCACTCGCACGCACGGCGTGAGGAACGGGGGCAGGAGCGTTGCGCGGCCTGA
- the disA gene encoding DNA integrity scanning diadenylate cyclase DisA: MAANDRGSAPGKSGGGPGGSGTDALMRASLSAVAPGTALRDGLERILRGNTGGLIVLGMDKSVESMCTGGFVLDVEFTATRLRELCKLDGALILDKDITKIHRAGVQLVPDASIPTEETGTRHRTADRVSKQCGFPVVSVSQSMRLIALYVDGERRVLEESAAILSRANQALATLERYKLRLDEVAGTLSALEIEDLVTVRDVTAVAQRLEMVRRIATEIEQYVVELGTDGRLLALQLDELIAGVEPERGLVIRDYVPEPTAKRSRTVDEALAELNDLTHAELLELPIVARALGYSGSPETLDSAVSPRGYRLLAKVPRLPGAIIERLVEHFGGLQKLLAASVDDLQTVDGVGEARARSVREGLSRLAESSILERYV, encoded by the coding sequence GTGGCAGCCAACGACCGGGGCTCAGCACCCGGAAAGTCCGGCGGAGGCCCCGGGGGATCCGGCACGGACGCGCTGATGCGCGCCTCGCTCAGTGCGGTCGCCCCGGGCACCGCCCTGCGTGACGGTCTCGAGCGCATTCTTCGGGGCAACACGGGCGGCCTCATCGTCCTGGGAATGGACAAATCGGTCGAATCCATGTGCACGGGCGGCTTCGTGCTGGACGTGGAGTTCACGGCCACACGACTGCGCGAACTGTGCAAGCTCGACGGCGCGCTGATCCTCGACAAGGACATCACCAAGATCCATCGGGCCGGTGTGCAGCTCGTCCCCGACGCGTCGATCCCGACCGAGGAGACCGGCACCCGGCACCGGACCGCGGACCGGGTCTCCAAGCAGTGCGGCTTCCCCGTCGTCTCCGTGTCCCAGTCGATGCGCCTCATCGCGCTCTACGTGGACGGCGAGCGGCGGGTCCTGGAGGAGTCCGCGGCGATCCTGTCCCGGGCGAACCAGGCGCTGGCCACGCTCGAGCGCTACAAGCTCCGGCTGGACGAGGTCGCGGGCACGCTCTCGGCCCTGGAGATCGAGGACCTGGTGACGGTACGGGACGTCACGGCGGTCGCGCAGCGGTTGGAGATGGTGCGCCGTATCGCCACCGAGATCGAGCAGTACGTGGTGGAGCTCGGCACCGACGGCCGGCTCCTCGCGCTCCAGCTCGACGAGTTGATCGCCGGCGTGGAACCGGAGCGGGGGCTCGTCATCCGCGACTACGTCCCGGAACCGACCGCCAAGCGCTCCCGCACGGTCGACGAGGCGCTCGCCGAGCTCAACGACCTGACCCACGCCGAGCTGCTGGAACTGCCCATCGTCGCGCGCGCCCTGGGGTACAGCGGCTCACCCGAGACGCTCGACTCCGCCGTCTCCCCGCGCGGTTACCGGCTGCTGGCGAAGGTGCCGCGGCTGCCCGGCGCGATCATCGAGCGGCTCGTCGAGCACTTCGGCGGCCTGCAGAAGCTCCTGGCGGCCAGCGTCGACGACCTCCAGACGGTCGACGGCGTCGGAGAGGCCCGCGCCCGCAGCGTCCGTGAGGGGCTGTCACGCCTCGCCGAGTCGTCCATCCTGGAGCGCTACGTCTGA
- the cseC gene encoding two-component system sensor histidine kinase CseC, with protein MRRPALRTGVRWKISIAIAAVGALIAFALSLVVHNAARVSMLETSRDLQMSRLLFAQRIYETTKPRTEPKLGSKLNDPELPRPLRGLLADGRMATYVQGEGPAPDIWAAVPLSNGDVLSLHSRIPDRSADIMKDLDRALVIGSVSVVFGGCALGVLIGGQLSRRLRKAAAAAGKVAQGNTDVRVREAVGGVVRDETDELARAVDALTDALNERIEAERRVTADIAHELRTPVTGLLTAAELLPPGRPTELVRDRARAMRTLVEDVLEVARLDGASERAELQEIALGEFVSRRVAVLDPEVRISVVHESWVSTDPRRLERILLNLLTNAAKYGRPPIEVTVEGRVVRVRDHGPGFPEALLREGPSRFRTGASDRAGTGHGLGLTIAAGQARVLGARLTFRNAAPEGAASPGAAGGAIAVLWLPEHAPTNTGSFRRPAFPD; from the coding sequence ATGAGGAGACCGGCCCTGCGCACCGGCGTCCGCTGGAAGATCAGCATCGCGATCGCCGCGGTGGGTGCGCTGATCGCGTTCGCACTGAGCCTGGTCGTGCACAACGCCGCCCGGGTGTCGATGCTCGAGACCTCGCGCGATCTGCAGATGAGCCGGCTGCTCTTCGCCCAGCGCATCTACGAGACCACGAAACCGAGGACCGAGCCGAAGCTCGGCTCCAAGCTCAACGACCCGGAACTGCCGCGGCCGCTGCGCGGCCTGCTCGCCGACGGACGGATGGCCACCTACGTGCAGGGGGAGGGCCCGGCGCCCGACATCTGGGCGGCCGTGCCGCTCAGCAACGGCGATGTGCTGTCCCTGCACAGCCGGATACCCGACCGCAGCGCCGACATCATGAAGGACCTCGACCGCGCCCTCGTGATCGGTTCGGTGTCGGTCGTCTTCGGCGGCTGTGCGCTGGGCGTGCTCATCGGCGGACAGCTCTCGCGCCGCCTGCGGAAGGCCGCTGCCGCGGCGGGCAAGGTGGCCCAGGGCAACACGGACGTACGGGTCCGGGAGGCCGTCGGCGGTGTCGTCAGGGACGAGACCGACGAGCTGGCGCGGGCGGTCGACGCGCTGACCGACGCGCTCAACGAACGCATCGAGGCCGAACGCCGGGTCACCGCCGACATCGCACACGAGCTGCGCACCCCGGTGACCGGGCTGCTGACGGCGGCGGAGCTGCTGCCGCCGGGCCGCCCCACCGAGCTGGTGCGGGACCGGGCACGGGCCATGCGCACCCTGGTCGAGGACGTGCTGGAGGTGGCACGGCTGGACGGCGCGTCGGAGCGGGCCGAGCTCCAGGAGATCGCACTGGGCGAGTTCGTCAGCCGCCGGGTCGCCGTGCTCGACCCCGAGGTCAGGATCAGCGTCGTGCACGAGTCGTGGGTCAGCACGGACCCGAGGCGGCTGGAGCGGATCCTGCTGAATCTGCTGACCAACGCGGCCAAGTACGGCAGGCCGCCGATCGAGGTCACGGTCGAGGGCCGGGTGGTCCGGGTCCGCGACCACGGCCCCGGCTTCCCTGAGGCGCTGCTGCGCGAGGGGCCGAGCCGCTTCCGCACCGGCGCCAGCGACCGTGCGGGAACGGGCCACGGGCTGGGTCTCACCATCGCCGCAGGCCAGGCCCGGGTCCTCGGCGCCCGGCTGACCTTCCGCAACGCGGCCCCGGAAGGCGCCGCGTCGCCGGGCGCCGCCGGAGGTGCGATCGCCGTCCTCTGGCTGCCGGAACACGCGCCGACGAACACGGGGAGCTTTCGCAGACCGGCGTTCCCGGACTGA
- a CDS encoding A/G-specific adenine glycosylase, with the protein MTATEMPSSVTDVPSDPDGVPGAAEAADDLHAPVLAWFDQHARDLPWRRPEAGAWGVMVSEFMLQQTPVNRVLPVYEQWLARWPRPADLAAEAPGEAVRAWGRLGYPRRALRLHGAAVAITERHDGDVPSEHAQLLALPGIGEYTAAAVASFAYGQRHPVLDTNVRRVFARAVTGVQYPPNATTAAERRLARALLPDDEPKAARWAAASMELGALVCTARNEDCGRCPVAGVCVWRLAGKPAHDGPPRRGQTYAGTDRQVRGKLLAVLRESVRPVPRAVLDRVWDEPVQRARALDGLVSDGLVEPLENDRFRLPLT; encoded by the coding sequence ATGACTGCGACCGAGATGCCCTCCTCCGTGACCGACGTCCCCTCCGACCCGGACGGTGTGCCCGGCGCCGCCGAGGCCGCCGACGACCTCCACGCCCCCGTCCTCGCCTGGTTCGACCAGCACGCCCGCGACCTGCCCTGGCGCCGCCCCGAGGCCGGTGCGTGGGGGGTGATGGTCAGCGAGTTCATGCTGCAGCAGACCCCCGTCAACCGGGTCCTCCCGGTGTACGAGCAGTGGCTGGCCCGCTGGCCACGCCCCGCGGACCTGGCCGCCGAGGCCCCCGGCGAGGCCGTGCGCGCCTGGGGCCGTCTGGGCTACCCCCGCCGGGCGCTGCGGCTGCACGGAGCCGCGGTCGCGATAACGGAGCGGCACGACGGTGACGTACCCAGCGAGCACGCCCAGCTGCTCGCGCTGCCCGGCATCGGCGAGTACACGGCCGCCGCCGTGGCGTCGTTCGCCTACGGGCAGCGCCACCCGGTCCTGGACACCAATGTCCGCCGGGTGTTCGCCCGCGCGGTCACCGGAGTCCAGTACCCGCCGAACGCGACGACCGCGGCCGAACGCCGGCTGGCCCGCGCGTTGTTGCCGGACGACGAGCCGAAAGCGGCCCGCTGGGCCGCAGCCTCCATGGAACTGGGCGCACTCGTCTGCACCGCGCGCAACGAGGACTGCGGGCGGTGCCCCGTCGCCGGGGTGTGCGTCTGGCGCCTCGCCGGGAAACCGGCGCACGACGGACCGCCCCGGCGCGGCCAGACCTACGCCGGTACGGACCGCCAGGTGCGCGGCAAGCTTCTCGCGGTGCTCCGGGAGTCCGTGCGGCCGGTGCCGCGCGCCGTGCTCGACCGGGTCTGGGACGAGCCCGTCCAGCGGGCCCGGGCCCTGGACGGGCTCGTCTCGGACGGACTGGTCGAACCCCTGGAGAATGACCGGTTCCGGTTGCCGCTGACCTGA
- the radA gene encoding DNA repair protein RadA, which yields MAARTKTSKDRPSYRCTECGWTTAKWLGRCPECQAWGTVEEQGAPAVRTTAAGRVTNAALPIGQVDGRQAAARTTGVDELDRVLGGGLVPGAVVLLAGEPGVGKSTLLLDVAAKAAGDDHRTLYVTGEESASQVRLRADRIGALHDQLYLAAETDLSAVLGHLDAVKPSLLVLDSVQTVASPEIDGAPGGMAQVREVAGALIRASKERGMSTLLVGHVTKDGAIAGPRLLEHLVDVVLHFEGDRHARLRLVRGVKNRYGATDEVGCFELHDEGITGLADPSGLFLTRRDEPVPGTCLTVTLEGRRPLVAEVQALTVDSQIPSPRRTTSGLETSRVSMMLAVLEQRGRISALGKRDIYSATVGGVKLSEPAADLAVALALASAASDTPLPKNLVAIGEVGLAGEVRRVTGVQRRLAEAHRLGFTHALVPSDPGRVPPGMKVTEVADMGDALRVLPRGRRAEAPRADDARR from the coding sequence ATGGCTGCCCGTACGAAGACTTCCAAGGACCGGCCGTCCTACCGCTGCACCGAGTGCGGATGGACGACCGCCAAGTGGCTCGGCCGCTGCCCCGAATGCCAGGCGTGGGGCACGGTGGAGGAGCAGGGGGCGCCCGCGGTCCGCACGACCGCCGCCGGCCGGGTCACCAACGCCGCCCTGCCCATCGGCCAGGTGGACGGCCGCCAGGCGGCGGCCCGCACGACCGGCGTCGACGAGTTGGACCGGGTGCTCGGCGGGGGGCTGGTGCCGGGCGCCGTCGTGCTCCTCGCGGGTGAGCCGGGCGTCGGGAAGTCCACGCTCCTGCTCGACGTCGCGGCGAAGGCGGCCGGCGACGACCACCGCACGCTCTACGTCACGGGCGAGGAGTCCGCGAGCCAGGTCCGGCTGCGCGCCGACCGGATCGGCGCGCTGCACGACCAGCTGTACCTCGCGGCCGAGACCGACCTGTCCGCCGTTCTCGGGCACCTCGACGCGGTCAAGCCCTCCCTGCTCGTCCTGGACTCCGTCCAGACGGTGGCCTCCCCCGAGATCGACGGCGCGCCCGGCGGGATGGCACAGGTCCGGGAGGTCGCGGGAGCGCTGATCCGCGCCTCCAAGGAGCGGGGGATGTCCACGCTGCTGGTGGGCCACGTCACCAAGGACGGCGCGATCGCCGGTCCCCGACTGCTGGAGCACCTCGTCGACGTCGTGCTCCACTTCGAGGGCGACCGGCACGCACGATTGCGCCTCGTACGGGGCGTCAAGAACCGGTACGGAGCCACGGACGAGGTCGGCTGCTTCGAACTGCACGACGAGGGCATCACCGGACTCGCCGACCCCAGCGGGCTGTTCCTCACCCGGCGCGACGAGCCCGTGCCGGGCACCTGCCTCACGGTGACGCTGGAGGGCCGCCGCCCGCTGGTCGCCGAGGTGCAGGCGCTGACCGTCGACTCGCAGATCCCCTCACCCCGGCGCACCACCTCCGGGCTGGAGACCTCCCGGGTGTCGATGATGCTGGCCGTGCTCGAGCAGCGGGGCAGGATCAGCGCCCTGGGCAAAAGGGACATCTACAGCGCGACGGTGGGTGGCGTGAAGCTCTCCGAGCCCGCGGCGGACCTCGCGGTGGCCCTGGCGCTGGCCTCCGCCGCGAGTGACACTCCGCTGCCGAAGAACCTGGTGGCGATCGGCGAGGTGGGGCTCGCGGGCGAGGTGAGACGCGTCACGGGCGTCCAGCGCCGGCTGGCCGAGGCGCACCGCCTGGGCTTCACTCACGCGCTGGTCCCGTCCGATCCGGGCAGGGTTCCGCCTGGTATGAAGGTCACGGAAGTCGCCGACATGGGGGACGCGCTGAGAGTGCTCCCGCGCGGGCGTAGGGCAGAGGCCCCACGGGCGGACGACGCGCGCCGGTAG